The sequence below is a genomic window from Chloroflexota bacterium.
CTCGCAATACCTTCGGCTCACCAACGTCGTTGGCGTGTCTTCGGTGGCAGAGGGCTCGCTGCTCGACCCCGGGACTGTTGCTGGATTCGTCCTGCATCTTCGGGAGAAGGGATATGCCCAGGCCACGGTTGCGCGAAAAGTCGCGGCGGTGAAGTCGTTCTGTCACTACGCGGCGGAGATCGGGCTCATCTCGCACAATCCCGCCGCCGCGGTGGATTCCCCACGCGTGCATCGTGCTGCGCCGCAGGCTGTTGATCCTGAGCACGTGAGCGCGCTGCTGGACGTTGGGTGCGCTGGCGACATGCCCGACGATTTTCGCGATCGAGCCATGCTCACCCTTCTCTACCACTCCGGAATGCGCGTCAGCGAGCTTGTGGCGCTCGACGAACCGGACGTGGACTTCGACGCCTCGATCGTCTCGTGCCGCGGTCGCGCCGGGCGCGTGCGCGCCATTCCGCTCGCGGATTCGGCCCGGATCGTGCTTCAGGACTACCGCCTGAACGGTCGGCCGTATCTGGCTCGCGCTGAGGCCGCGGGCCCATCGGCGCTCTTTCTCAATCACCGCGGGACGCGATTGACGCGCCAGGGGTTCTGGCTCATCATGCGCGAGCGGGCGCGAATCGCCGGCCTCAACGTGCCCATCACCCCACACGCCCTCCGGCATTCGTTCGCCCTCCATCATCTCGGAAATGGCACGCCGCTTCGGGACCTCAAAGAGCTGCTCGGACACGTCAATATTTCGACGACTCAGATCTACACTCTCGCGAACCGAGCTACCAAAGCACCCGTCTAGCGCCCATCGCATGCGATTGCCGGCCGGCGCGGTGGTCGCCCTGCTGACGGCTATTCCACTCTGGGCGCCTGCGCAAATCACTCAGCCGGCTGCCACCCCATCCCCCGACGGTTCCCTTCGAGCGATTCAGGCCGCTGCTCCTCGTCCGCGGGACCTCAGGTCCCTCGCCACTGCGTTGGAGATCGATCCATCCCCGCGGCTCATCGCCAACGCCGATCCCCCGGACTATGCCCTAGGCCAAACCGACGAGTTCTGGATCGTTGCCCAGAACGTGCCTCGTCCCCTCCGTACAGAAGCCACCCTCCGTCTGGTGACTCGCCACGCGTACTGGTACGTCGAGCCTCAGTTTTCGGTGTCGGACTCCGATCTCAAAGGCGCGGCGGAGTTCTTCGACACGCGCATCTATCCAGAGGTCAGGCGGCTGATCGGGAACGAGGAATTCCCGGGCGTCGACAATGATCCGAGAATCACGGTCTTCAATGGTGACGTACCCGGTGTGGCCGGCTACTCGTCGTCGCTGGACTCGTACCCGGTTACGATCGCGCCCTTCTCAAACGAGCGCGACATGGTGTTCATAAACCTGCGCGTGGCTTCGATTGGGTCGCCGGACTATCTTGCCACCCTCACGCACGAATTCACCCATCTCGTCCACCGAAATGTGAAGCGATCCGAAGACACGTGGGTGAAAGAGGGGCTCGGCTTCATGATGCCCGCGCTCGTCGTTCCGAATTGGCCGATCGCGTCCGGATCTTTCAGCGCGAACCCGGATATCCCCCTCACTTCGTGGGCTGGCGACGGTCAAGGCGCAGAGCCAGCATCGGGCCATTATCAGGCCGCCGCCTGGTTTTTGCGGTATGTGATCGATCGATTCGGCACGGGAGCGTTTTCGTGCCTGTTGCGGCTCGACGACCGCGGACTCTCGCGAAGCGGACTGGCGCCGTCCTGCGGCGTGCCAGCCCTGTTCCCCGACGTCTTCATGGATTGGGCCGTCGCCAATGTTGTTGGCGCGCGGCCGGGCGGCGGTGTTCAGCCGTACACGGGCGATGCCCCCGACGCGCCGCGGCCTCGGAAGATCGAGCGAGTGGCGCCGGCCGAGGTGACCGCGGCCCAATTTGGCGCCGAATACTTTGATCTGCCGACTGATGGGCCTGTGACTGTTGATTTCGTCGGTGATTCTGAAGTTCCCGTCATCGGCGCCCCCCTCGGTGACCGGCCGAGCCTGTGGTACGCGGTACGCGCGGACGATTCGGTGGCGTCTTTGACGCACACGATCGATTTGACCAGGGCGACGCGCGCAGAGCTCCGCTATTCGCTATGGTTCGATCTGGAGCGCGACTTTGACTATGCGTACGTTGTCGCCTCCCGCGACGGCGGTCGGCATTGGGAACTGCTCCGGGCGAGCGACATGACGGCGACGAACCCGACTGGCTCAAATCTTGGGATCGGCTACACGGGTCAGAGCGGGTCGAACGTCTCGCCGCACCGGATCGACCAGTCCATCGACCTCACATCATTTCTCGGGAGCCGGGTGATGATCGGATTCTGGGTCGTGACGGACGATGCTGAAGTGCGCGAGGGTGTGGCGATCGACCGGGTGCGCATCGATTCGGACGACCCCTCTGCGTGCGTCGAAGAGAGCGACGCAGATTGGCGCGCAGAAGGCTGGGCGCGGATCGATCCGATCCTTCGGCAACGCTGGTCCCTCCGCGCCGTGGAATTCTCGGGGTCGGACGTTCGGGTGGAAGTCGTCCCGGTCGACGAGCAAGGCCACGCCACGTGGACTTCCGACGGTCGAGCGGTCGATCGCCGGGTGCTGGTCGTGGCCGCGACGACGCCGGTCACGCTGCGTCGATCGCACTATCACCTGGCGATACGTTGACGACGGCGAGCGCGGTTCCTGGTGTTTTCGCTCGGCCCCCGGCGGGCCGCCTGGTCGGGATCAAAAAGTCAATCGGGCTGCGGACCGGCTGAGGGCTGCGCGTCGTCCAAGCGCTGGCGGAGGAGCAGCACGAGTAGATGCTGACCCGACAGGCATCGACCTCCTTCGTTCGGTTCATACGCGTCTCTGTCGCCGCCGACTTGCGGGACCCATCGATTGAGCGTGTCACAATCGCGTCAACACATTCTGGATTCCGGCACGAGGCAGCGCTCAGCGATCCAACGATCGCCGAGCTGCTCGGCGACATGGAGGAGACGTTGCGCCAGGTCTCCAGAACTCTGAGGCGGGCAACCACGAAGGAGAGGACCCTGCTCGACGGGGCACTCTCCTTGTATCACACGTTAGGAACCAGCAAGTCGCCCCCGAGGCAACTGATGGTGGGCCGTCGTTTCTCCTGTATGCCTGTAGCCCGCACGTAAATGATCAAAGATGTCCCATTGATATCGGTTGACAGCCACAAAAATGGACAGATATCATGCGATTGGAGTTCCACAACTTGACGATAAACGAAGATGTTCAGTTGATGAGTTTGGAGCAACGGGGAGGCATTGAACGGTGGAGATCATCGGAGTCGTGATCGTGGCTCTCCTGGCGGCGCTGCTGGGCGCGGTGGTTGGGGGGCTTGCGATTCGCCGCGGGATTATCAGTCGTGCAGCTGAGCGTGAGGCGGCGGCTGCGCAAATCGTGATGGAAGCTGAGGGGAAAGGCAAAGAGCTGCTTCTCGAGGCAAAGGAAGAGGCAATTCGGGTTCGGAGTCTGGCCGAGAACGAGATTCGGTCGCAGCGCGGCGAGCTGAAGGCGGAAAGTCAGCGGCTCCGCGCCAAGGAAGAGTCACTCGACCGCAAGCTTGATTCGTTGGATAGCCGCGAGAGCAGGCTCTCGGAGCGCGAACGGGAGATCGAAGCTCGAAGCCGGGAGGTGGACGAGCTCCGCGCAGGCCAACGCCGCGAGCTGGAGCGCGTGGCGCAAATGTCCACCGAGGAGGCGCGTGGCGTGCTGCTCGGGCAGCTTGAAGGCGAGATGCGGGAGGAGGCCGCACGACAGGCCCGGTACATCGTCAATCAAGCGCGGGCCAACGCCGACGAAGAGGCGCGCCGGCTGATCACGCTGGCCGTGCAGCGACTCGCGGGAGATCACATCGGCGAGACGACCGTCACGACGGTGCCGATACCCAATGAGGAGATGAAGGGGCGCATCATCGGCCGCGAGGGTCGAAACATCAGGGCGCTCGAGGCAGCCACAGGCGTCGATCTGATCATCGACGAAACGCCCGACGCGGTGATGATCAGCGGGTTTGACCCGATTCGTCGCGAGGTCGCGCGCGTCGCACTGCAGCAGCTCGTCGCAGATGGACGGATCCACCCCGCACGAATCGAGGAGGTTGTCGCCAAGGCCACCGTGCAGGTGGAGGAAGGCATCTTGGCGGCGGGCGAGGAGGCAGCGCTCGAAGCAGGCGTGCACGGGCTGCACCCGGAGGTTCTCAAAGTCTTCGGCCGGATGAAGTATCGGACGAGCTACGGCCAGAACCAGCTCCGTCACTCGGTCGAGGCCGCCCAAATCGCGCGCATGCTGGCGTGCGAGCTCGGGGCAGACGCGGAGGTCGCCGCGCGAGCCACGCTCTTGCACGATCTCGGGAAAGTCATGACCCACGAGGTCGAGGGCCCGCACCACGTGATCGGCGCCGACTTTGTCCGCCGATTTGGCGAGTCACAGCGCGTGGTTGACGCCATCATCGAGCACCACGATACGGATCCGGAAGCGGTGAGTCTCGAAGCCGTGATCGTGCAGGCCGCGGACGCCATCAGCGGGGCGAGGCCGGGCGCCCGGCACGAGAGCGTCGAGCACTACATCAAGCGCCTCGAGGCGTTGGAGCAGGTTGCGAACTCGTTCCAGGGCGTCGAGAAGAGCTTCGCAATCCAGGCAGGCCGCGAAGTGCGTATTATTGTCAAACCGGAGGAGGTCGATGATCTCGGGTCCATTCGCTTGGCCCGGGACATCGCCAAGAAGATCGAGGAAACCCTTCAGTATCCGGGTCAGGTTCGTGTCACGGTCGTTCGCGAAACTCGCGCCTTCGAGATCGCTCGATAGACCACGCGCAGCTCTGGGGGGCCACCGTGGGCAGCATCGCTGGAGCCTGGATACCGTACGATCGCCGTGGAGAGCAGTAAGCTCTTAGGCACCTACGACGGGTGCACCGACCTCGAGCCGGAGGACCGGGCCTACCTCGAGCGGATCCTCAAGGCGCTGCCGCTGCTGGCTGATATCGCCCATGCGGACCTTCTGGTGTGCGCGCGCGCCGGCGACGACGCGGTGGTCGTGTCGCATGCCGCGCCCAATCCCGTTCCGTCTTTGTATCCGCGCTCTCAGACAGGACACCGATTCTTGCGCCGCGATCGAAATCGCATCTTTCGTGTTCTCCAGGACCGCAAGGAGCACGCGCTGGTGAGCGGCACGCTGGTCTGGGGTGCGCCAACCCTCCAGGAGGTCTTCCCTGTCCGCGATCGTTCGAATCGACTGATCGCGGCAGTCAGTAGCAACCGCAACCTTTTGGAGCACGAGCGCTTTCAGCGCCGCGATGCGCAATTTCGCTCGATGGTTGCGCGCGTGTTGGACCAGGGCTTCTCGGGCCGACTCAATGGCGCCGAGAATCTGGGCCGATTCACCGAGCACGACGGAGTCCTCACCGTCGACAATCGTGGGATCATTCGATACATGAATTCGCTTGCTGAGAACCAATACCGGCGAGTGGGGTACGTGGACAGTCTGCTGGGCCAGCAGATTTCCGAGCTGGACACCAATGAGTACATCTGCTTTCGAAGCATGGAAAGCGGCGTGTGTCTCGAGCAGCGTGTCACCGAACAGGACCAGGTCTGGATAAAGCGAGCGCTTCCACTTCTACCCGCTTTGCCGTCTGGGCCGTGGTGGCGACATAAGCCGGTCGATACGCAGCCATCGGGCGCCGTCGTGTTTATCCAGGACATCACGGATGAGGTCCGGCGCGAGCAGGAGCTGAAGGCCAAGTCGGCGATGATCCAGGAGGTCCACCACCGCGTGAAGAACAATCTCCAAACGGTGGCGTTCCTCTTGCGAATGGCGGCGCGGCGGGCGACATCTCCCGAGGCTAGCGAAACCCTCCGCCAGACGATGGGGCGAATCCTGAGCATCGCGGTCGTGCACGAGTTCCTCTCCCGCGGGGACCAGAGCGAGATTGACATTCGCGACGTTTGCGCCCGAATCGTGGCGGAGGCGCGCGGCAGCGCTCCCGAGAGGACAAAGGGGCTGGAGATCACACTTGCGGGCGAATCGTTCTCGTTGCCAGCTCAGCAGGCCACCTCATGCGCCCTCGCGGTCAACGAGCTGTTGCAGAATGCTGTCGAGCACGCGTTTCCCGATCGCACCGACGGCCACATTCACATTTGCCTGGACGAGACTGACGCGAGCATGGTGATCAGGATCGCCGATGATGGCATCGGGCTACCGCGCGGCTTCAACCCGGCCGAAAGCTCCGCCCTCGGGCTCAAGATCGTGCAGACGTTGGTTCGCGACGATCTTCGCGGACAGCTGAACTTTTGCAGCGCGCAGGGTGTGACCGCGGCGATCTTTATTCCCAAGGACCTCTGCTCTCGGTTGCGATAGGCTCAGCCGCTGGCTCGCGGTCGCACGGTGACGGGTGACCGAGCGGGAAAGGGGACGGATGGCGCCCACCCGAATTGTCATCGCGGAAGACGAAGCGATTCCACGATTTGGTCTGCGTGAGATGCTCGAGGACCAGGGCTACCTGGTGATCGGTGAGGCCTCGGATGGCCGAAGTGCCGTTGACATCGCGCGCGACCTGCGTCCCGATCTCGTCATCATGGACATCATGATGCCCGAGTTGGACGGCATCAGCGCCTCGCAACTGCTTGCCGAAGAAAAGATCGCGCCCGTGCTCCTCGTAACCGCGTACAACGACCGCGACCTCGTCGGGCGCGCAACGGAGGCCGGTGTTTTCGCCTACGTATCGAAGCCGTTCACCGAGGCGCAGCTCATCCCGCAGATCGAGATTGCACTGGCCCGGTTTCGGGAATTTCAGGATCTCGTGGAACAAGCCGACGATGCGAAGTCAGCGCTTGAGACGCGGAAGATCGTGGATCGGGCAAAGGTTGTGCTCATGCAGACAGAGGGCCTCAGCGAAGCAGACGCCTACCGCCACATCCAGCGCACCAGCATGAACAACCGCCGGCCCATGCGCGACGTGGCAGAGTCCATCATTCAGAGCCACTCGACCGGCTGACGATCAGCCGTCCTCCCGCTCAGCGACCGGGCCCAGCCCCGGGAGTCAGGACAGGGGCCGATGGGAGAAAGGGCACGTCGGCGCCGGTGAAGCGTGCAACAAGTAGCGCGACCGCCACGAACAACACGAGCATCACGATAGCCAGCGCCCCTGCAAGGATCAGCCCGCATCCAAACTTGAAGCCGTCGGCAACGCGCAGGCTCAAAGGCACCCCAGGCCACGGCAGCTCAACGCGCTGGGGCAGGGACTGTCCTTCCTCCGGTTTCTCGATGGTTTCTGTCTCCTCTGACACCGAATAACACCAACCGGGGCGTGCGGGCGATCACCCGCGCCTTACATCTGGATTACAGTGCAGCGGGGTGTCGACTAATGTGCGGAAGCGCCGACATTCTACGAGTCTGCAGGTCCGTCGGGCAACGCGGCGCTCGGTATAATCGCGGGTTGTGCCGATTTTGGGTTTCACTTCTTGACACAACTGGCGCGCCTGCTCGTCGGGCTCATTATGCTCGGCATCTCGCACGGTGGTCCGCCCCCCGAGGTGGCAACCAGGCACCACGTTCCTGGTGACCAATCGGTGCGCGCGGTCATCGCGCCGCGCGACGTCCCGGATGTGGCGCCGTCCGACGTCGCCGTCGCGGCGGAGGAGTCAGACAGCGATCCAGGCGTGTGGGCCTCGGCGGTCCGTGGGCTTCCAATGGGCCGGCCGCTTCGGCTCGCGTACTACTTCCCGCAGGATTCCGCGTCGTTCGACTCTCTCCGCGCAAACATTCGACATCTGGACGTCGTCGCGCCGCACTGGCTCACCATCGACGCGACGGGGTCCGTTGAGTCCATCGAGGGTCCTCAAGCCGTCGCGTTTCTTCACGGCTCGAGCGCCCTCGTCTTGCCGTCGGTTGCGCTGACGAGTAAGCGCGCCGGCCATGCGATCGTCACCGACGCGGAGGTCCAGAGCGAAGCGTTGGGCGAGCTGGTAGCCGCGGCGGAGCCCTGGGATGGCCTCGCGCTTGATTTCGAAGGCCTCGACCCAGACGATCGCGGAGCGCTATCCGATTTCATCAACCAACTTGGGACGAGTCTGCACGAGCAACGAAAACTCTTTGCCATCGCTCTTCCGGCGAAGACGCGCGACACAACGACGGGGTGGGCCGGCGCGTACGACTACGCGGCCATCGCGAGTTCGGCCGATCTCTTCCTCGTGATGGCTTACGGGTTCCGCACGGGAAGCAGCGGGACGCCCGGCTCGACGGCGCCGCTTCCGTGGGTCGATGCGAGCATGGCTTACGCGGCCTCCGTGATCGATCCGAACCGCCTGATTCTCGGCGTCCCGTTCTACGGCTACGACTGGAACGTGACGCGCGGACCGCCGGCACGAGCACTGCGGTACCGTGACGTTCGAGATCTCCTCGATCGCACCGGCGCTGTCCCCTACATCGATCCGGAGTCCGCCTCGGCCACCTTCGAATACTTCGATGGCGAGCAGCAGCATGAGGTGTGGTACGAGGACGAGCGGTCCCTCGCCGCGAAGCTCAACCTCGTGCGGAAGTACGCCCTGCGCGGCGTTGGGGCCTGGCGCCTGGGCCAAGAGGACCCGAAGGCTTGGGTCGTATGGGACCAGGTCATGGCGGTGCCCTTCGTCAATGCGCAGCTTCCCTGAATAGCGTATCCGGCCATTTAGCTTCTCGCCGCCCGCTGATGGAACGGCGCGCCGGGAGTGTGGTAAGCTGGGTGCTTGGCGCGTTTCTCCTCAACTGGTCGGGTACATCGACTGAGCGCTCCTCGATCGGGAAGTAATTTCAAACGGGATAGGTGCGCGCTCCGGCAGACGTCCGGCTCGAATAGCGCCACGCAAATCGAGACGTTTTGTGGAGGTTCGTATGAAGCTAACCATGATCGGCGCGGGCCGGGTTGGCACGACCACGGTGTTCGAGCTGCAGCAGGAGGGCGGGTTCACCGAGATCGTGCTTCTCGACATCATGGAAGAGAAAGCATGGGGCGAAGCGCTGGACTTCCGGCACGGCGCATCCCGCGCGCCCCGATGCGACATCTCCGCCCACGGCAAGGACTACGCGGCGTCGCGAGATTCCGACATGATCATTATCACCGCCGGAATTCCCCGTGCGCCCGGGCAATCCAGGCTCGACCTCTTGAAGGCGAACGTCGAAGCGATGGGGCCGATCCTCGCGGAGGTCGGAAAGGTCAACCGAAACGCCATCTTGCTGATGGTCGCGAATCCGGTCGACGTGCTCACGTACCAGGCGGTGAAGGCCCTCGGGTGGCCGGCCGATCGCGTATTCGGGCTGGGGAACGTCCTCGACACCGTACGGTTCCGATCGCTGCTGGCGGAGAGGCTTGGCGTCCACGGCGGCCAGATTAGCGTCTACATGTTGGGCGAACACGGCGATAGCATGCAGGCGGTCACCGCAAACGCCAGTGTCGCCGGCATCCCGCTCAAGCAGTTTCCCGGATATTCCGATGAGATTTTGAAGGATGTGATCGAGCAAACGCGCATCGGCGGGGCGGAAGTCATTCGCACGAAGGGTGGGACCTTCTACGCCGTTGCGCCCTCGATCTGCTGGGTCGTCCAGTCGGTCCTTCGCGATAGCAAGGAGATACTGCCGATCTCCTCATTGCTCACCGGTCAGCACGGCATCTCCAACATCTGCGTGTCCCTCCCCTGCGTGGTGGGCGCTGGCGGCAGAGAGCGGGTCCTCGAGATTCCCCTTACCGGAGAGGAGCTGGCCGGAGTACAAAACTCGGCGCGCATCTTGCGCGAGTCGGCGGACGCGGTCGGGCTCCGCTGAACCGTTGGTGGCCCGGGGGTCTGAGTTCCGACAGCCTCCCCACGAGATTGAGCACGGAGGACTTTCATGGCATACCGCATCACCCTGATCCCTGGCGATGGGACAGGACCGGAAATCGTGGAGGCGACACGCCGCGTCCTGGAGGCCACCGGGGTGGCTTTCGATTGGGAAGTTCATGAGGCGGGCGATGAGGTTCTTGCGCGAGAAGGAACTCCCCTGCCCGATTCTGTGCTCGAGTCAATTCGGAAGAACAAAGTGGCGTTGAAGGGGCCGATCACAACACCCGTGGGCACCGGCTTTCGAAGCGTCAACGTCGCTCTGCGCCAAGCCCTGGACCTGTATGCGAACGTTCGCCCATGCAGGACCTATCGCGGTGTGCGCTCCCGATATCAGGACGTGGATGTCGTGATCGTTCGGGAGAATACCGAGGATCTGTACGCGGGAATCGAGTTCGAGCAGGGCACTGACCAGACCAGGCGCCTGATCGACATCCTGACTGAGATGAGCGGCCAGCAGATCCGGCCTGACTCCGCCATCAGCATCAAGCCGATCTCCATCTATGGAACGCAGCGAATCGTCCGGTATGCCTTCGATTACGCGCGGCGGAACCGAAGGCGCAAGGTCACGGCCGTGCATAAGGCCAATATCATGAAATACACGGACGGGCTGTTTCTCGAGGTCGCGACCGAGGTTGCGAAAGAGTACCCGGACATTCAGTACGAGAACCTGATCGTCGACAACATGTGCATGCAGCTCGTGCAAAAGCCGGAGCTCTACGACGTGCTGGTATTGCCCAACCTGTACGGCGATATCGTGTCTGATCTCGCGGCCGGCCTCGTGGGCGGGCTCGGCGTTGCGCCCGGAGCGAATGTCGGCGAGATCGGCGCGGTCTTCGAGCCGATCCACGGGAGCGCGCCAAAATATGCGGGCCAGAACAAGGTCAATCCCACCGCGACGATCCTATCTGGCGCCCTCATGCTGCGGCATCTCAATGAAGTTGATGCCGCCGAGCGCGTCGAAAAGGCGATCGCGATGGTGATCGACGAGGGGAAGGACGTGACCTACGACTTGAAGCCACGGCCTGACGATCCGAGCGCCGTGGGCACGGCGCAGTTCGCCGATGCCGTCATCGCGGCGATGCGGAAGCTCTGAAGCTCCCCGATAGGTTGGCGCTAACCGGTCGTCAAGATGTGGCCGGGTCTCGAATCGGCTTGACCAGCTCTCGCCCCACCTCGGTGGCAGTCGCCGGCGCAGCCGAGGCAAGGGTGGGGGGCGTCCCGCAGTAGGGGCAGAGTCGCCAGCGAAGCAGAATCGGGCGCTCGCAACGCTGGCACGGCTGTCGCAAGCGCGCCTGGCACCAAGGACAGAAAAGAAAGTCCGCTTCGACCGGCTCCTGGCAGGACGGACAAACGGGACGGTCGTTCATCGACCAGTAGAGCGCTTCTTCTTCCAGGGACTGGCTGTACAGCTCGGCTACTGTTCGCTGCGGGCGAAGCATGAAATAGACCAGCAGCCCAGGGAAGTTGAAGACCACGACCAGAAGCGTTGCCGCGATCTGGAGGGCGACGTCCGTGGTGCGGGATCGGATGTCCTGGAACGTCCACCAGACCGCCGCGATCCACAGCGCAATGAAGTACGTGAAGAGAATCGTGAGGCCGACGCGAACGATGCGCTCAGCTTGGATCAGGATGTCTTCAATCGGCTGCACAAATTCAAGTGTATCGCATCGTCAATCGTCGCCACGAGCCTGGTACGCACCTGTCACGCGGCGGTTCGCCAGCGCCGAGGGCGACTCCCCTAGCTCGCGAGGTGGACAATGGTCGCGCCCTCGCCGCCCTCCGCGCGGTCGGCGCCCTCGTGCGAGCGAACCAACGGGTGGTTCGTCAGCAGGTCGCGCACTGTCTGGCGAACCGCCCCGGTGCCCTTGCCATGAATGATCCGCACCGTCCGGGCGCCTTCCATGTAGACGTCGTTCAGGTACCGGTCCAGACGGTACCGTGCTTCTTCGGTCGTCAAGCCGCGAAGATCGAGTTGCGACTCAATCGGTGACCAGATCGGTGCGCTCGGGCCGTCCACGTCGCCCGCCGCCAATTGACCGGCGGCGACCGCGCGCTCTCTCGGTGTCTGGACCGCCGCGCGCTCTTCGCGGCGAACGAGCTGCCGCGGTTCGACGCGGACGCGCTTCCCGCCAACGTCCACCTCGACGACGCGGCCTCCGTCGGTGACCGCTCGCACAGTGCCCCGAGCGCCGAGGGTCGTGACCTCGACGTGATCGCCGATCGAGAAACTCTCTGGCGGGGTTGGCTCGTCGCGGCCGGGTGATGGCGTTTGGCCGATTGCGCGAAGTCCGGCGATGCGCCCCTCGATCTGGGCGAGGCGCTCGCGCTCGGCTCGGAGCCCGCGCAGCTCGCGGCGCAGCTCATCCGCCTCCCGCGCCAGCTCGGAGATCGTAGCTTCCCGCACGTGCTCGGCCTGGGCGATGACGGAAGCCCGATCGCGCTCGATGGCGGCCAGTCGCGAGCGCAGCTGCTGGTTCGCCCGCTCGGCATTGGCGCGAATCTGCGCCGTTTCGGCGCGGTCCTCCCGCGCCTGGGCCAGATGCGCGTGGATCTCGGAGAGAAGCTGGTCCACTTGCCGCTCCGCGGGGTGCGTTCGATCGCGCGCATTGGCGACGATGTCCCCTGGCATGCCCAGGCGCTCGGCAATCGCGAGGGCGTTGCTCCGCCCGGGGAGGCCAATGATCAGGCGGTACGTCGGCTGCAGCGTGATGGGATCGAACTCGACGGAGGCGTTTTCGACGCCCGGCGTCGCGTAGGCAAACGCCTTCAGCTCCGAGTAGTGCGTTGTCGCCACGGTGAAGATTCGCGCTTCCACCAGATACTGGAGGATGGCTTGCGACAACGCAGCGCCCTCTTGGGGATCAGTCCCGGCGCCGATCTCGTCCAGGAGCACGAGCGATCTTCGGTCGGCGGACTTGAGGATTTCCACGATGCGCGTCACGTGCGAGGAGAAGGTCGACAGGCTCTGCTCGATGCTCTGCTCGTCGCCAATGTCGGCATAGATTCCCGAAAAGACTGCCAGCGCCGAGCCTTCATCGGCGGGAATCTGCATTCCGGCCTGGGCCATGGCGGCCAGAAGTCCGGCGGTTTTCAGCGCGACCGTCTTGCCGCCAGTGTTCGGGCCGGTGATGAGCAGCGCGTGAAAAGCTCCCCCCAGCTCGATGTCGATCGGCACAACGTCGCCACGGAGGAGCGGATGCCGCGCCCCAACGAGATGAATCGCGCGGCGATCGTCCGCGCCTCGCGTGCTGGAATCCGTCAACGGGATCAGCGTGGGCCGCGATGCGTGCATCTCCATCCCGAGCTTGGCCATGGCGAATGCGAGGTCGATTCGGGCCAGCGACTCGACCGTCTCGACGAGGCCGAACTGGGCGGCGTGGACGCGTTCGCTGAGGGCCTTCAGAATGCGCTCGATCTCGCGCTCTTCCTCGATGCCGTGTTCCCGCCACACGTTCGTCAGCTCGACGATGGCGAGCGGCTCGATGAACACCGTGGCGCCGCTCGCAGACTGATCGTGTACGATGCCGCGGACCCGCCCCCGAAAATCGGATTTGATGGGCAGGACGTATCGCCCGCTGCGCATGGTGACGACCGG
It includes:
- a CDS encoding zinc ribbon domain-containing protein; translated protein: MQPIEDILIQAERIVRVGLTILFTYFIALWIAAVWWTFQDIRSRTTDVALQIAATLLVVVFNFPGLLVYFMLRPQRTVAELYSQSLEEEALYWSMNDRPVCPSCQEPVEADFLFCPWCQARLRQPCQRCERPILLRWRLCPYCGTPPTLASAAPATATEVGRELVKPIRDPATS
- a CDS encoding isocitrate/isopropylmalate dehydrogenase family protein, translating into MAYRITLIPGDGTGPEIVEATRRVLEATGVAFDWEVHEAGDEVLAREGTPLPDSVLESIRKNKVALKGPITTPVGTGFRSVNVALRQALDLYANVRPCRTYRGVRSRYQDVDVVIVRENTEDLYAGIEFEQGTDQTRRLIDILTEMSGQQIRPDSAISIKPISIYGTQRIVRYAFDYARRNRRRKVTAVHKANIMKYTDGLFLEVATEVAKEYPDIQYENLIVDNMCMQLVQKPELYDVLVLPNLYGDIVSDLAAGLVGGLGVAPGANVGEIGAVFEPIHGSAPKYAGQNKVNPTATILSGALMLRHLNEVDAAERVEKAIAMVIDEGKDVTYDLKPRPDDPSAVGTAQFADAVIAAMRKL
- a CDS encoding endonuclease MutS2, encoding MGMSARHLQTLEFDKVLDLVAARCAFSASESLVSNLLPSTDPSEVERRQNATEEARHLLEVRPNTGVRGAHDVRAHVRRAAIGGTLNPFELLEIASTIAAGRAVRHLVERQEIRAPTLARFARGIANLDELENAIRLGIDDEGLVLDSASERLRRIRSDMRGAYDRLMRRINELMASSTVRDALQEPVVTMRSGRYVLPIKSDFRGRVRGIVHDQSASGATVFIEPLAIVELTNVWREHGIEEEREIERILKALSERVHAAQFGLVETVESLARIDLAFAMAKLGMEMHASRPTLIPLTDSSTRGADDRRAIHLVGARHPLLRGDVVPIDIELGGAFHALLITGPNTGGKTVALKTAGLLAAMAQAGMQIPADEGSALAVFSGIYADIGDEQSIEQSLSTFSSHVTRIVEILKSADRRSLVLLDEIGAGTDPQEGAALSQAILQYLVEARIFTVATTHYSELKAFAYATPGVENASVEFDPITLQPTYRLIIGLPGRSNALAIAERLGMPGDIVANARDRTHPAERQVDQLLSEIHAHLAQAREDRAETAQIRANAERANQQLRSRLAAIERDRASVIAQAEHVREATISELAREADELRRELRGLRAERERLAQIEGRIAGLRAIGQTPSPGRDEPTPPESFSIGDHVEVTTLGARGTVRAVTDGGRVVEVDVGGKRVRVEPRQLVRREERAAVQTPRERAVAAGQLAAGDVDGPSAPIWSPIESQLDLRGLTTEEARYRLDRYLNDVYMEGARTVRIIHGKGTGAVRQTVRDLLTNHPLVRSHEGADRAEGGEGATIVHLAS